The genomic DNA CCAGTCGAGCATGCGCGGCACGATGCTCACGTCTCCGAGCATGCCCAGGGAAAGGGCCGCGTTGTGCTTGAGCGGCCAGTATTCGCCGTCAAGATGACGCCGCAGGGCGGCGATGGACCCCTTGTCACCCAGAACTCCGGCGGCCAGGGCGGCCACGATCAGGGTATCCCCGTGCTCCTTGCCCCGTTTCTGCTCGAGAACGCCCCGGATGGCCTCCGCGGCCCCGGGGCGGCCTTTGCCCAGGCGGCCGATGACGCGCACGGTGCCGTAACGCGGCCCCCAGCCCGATTTGCACTGATCGCTTGCCAGGACTCTCAACAATCCCGGCAGAAATTCGCCCCAGCCCGCTTCGGCCGCTATGTAACCGATGACGGTCCCCCCTTCGCACCAGGAGAGTTCCCGGCCCCACCCGAGATCCTTCTTATCCTTTCCCTTGCTCCAGGTCACCCTGCGGCCTTCCCGGTCTCCAAGGATGTCCAAAAGCACCGGCCGGGCCTTTTCCGGATCGGCCCGGTACATTCCAACAAAGGCGAGCAACTTATCGTTCGGGGAGGGTTCCTGGTAGGCCATCGATTTGAAGGCTTCGAACATGCGCGGGTCGGCCCGCATGACCGCTCCCCGCACCATCCGCTTGAACCGCTGCCCGTTGCCGACGGCCGCAAGCACCTGATCGAGCTTCGGCAGTTGATCCTCCAGCGGCTGGCCGTTCCAGCGCCCCATGGTCCTCTCGACCGGAGGCAGTTCCGGAGCGGACGCCGGTTGCGACACTCTCCCGGAAGGCTCCGCCCCGTTCCCGGAATCGACCATTTCCACCGCCTCAACGGTGATCGATCGGCAGATGATGTCCTCCCACCGGGAACCGGTTGCGGCAATTTCATAGGTATAGGGGGACTTCTCCACCATGGCGACATGCCGCCGCCCCTTCCCCGCGGCGTCGTCCCAAACATAGGTGACGCGCAGAGCCGTCCCGGGGTCGATCCGGCCCCTGACGGTTATGGTGTTGTTTCCCGGATGCAGCTGGGGAAGCGAATAGATGTTCAACTGCACGGTGTTTTCAAATTCGATCGCCTCAACCCGGCAGTCCCCGGGATTTCCCGCCGCCGTCAATTCCAGCTTCAAGCGGTAGGCGTAACGTCCGAAGGGGGAGTGCAGCCCGGCGGGAGGTTTGGGCCCCTTTTCCGTCACCTCGAACTTCGGGCAGATGGGTACGGTGATCTCCGGATTGCCGATCAATTCATCCGGGGCCTCCCAGATCGCGTTCCAGCTTTTCCCCTCGTCCGAGGAAAACAGGAGCCGTACCCGGTCCGCCGCGGTCCCGCGCCGCAGCCGGAGTTTTACGGCCGCATCGGAGAAGATGTAGGGGGAGCGGAAACGCCACACCGCCGTCGCCCGGCTGCCCACCGCCGCGGGTTGCAGCCTTCCCGGCACCATGTTCGCGGCCGGCTCGGCCAACCCCTTCTCCCACCCCGCGCGGCCCAGGTCGGGGGCATAGCGCCAGACGCCGTTGCCGTAGGTAAAGGGGAGATACGGCCCGCGCTCGTAGTCGGGGACCCTCTGGGCCATCCCCTTGCCCCGCGCGGCGTTGTCCTGGTACGGTTTGCCGACATTGCTCCAGAGCCGCTCGAGTTTCTCCCCGCGCCGCAGGTGCAGTTCCATCCGGTGATCGTTGAAATAGAGATGCCCGTTCCCCGGCAACCCGTACTGGAAATAGCCCGCGTACCATTGGGTCGAAAGCTCGTCCAGGCTCAACAGGCGCTGATAGGAGTCGTTCCAGGCGACATTGCTGTGGGACACATCGAGGCCGTGCCAGCGCTCGACCCCGTCGTAGTCCCGGTAGTGGAGTCCCACGATCGTGTGACTCCCCCGGATGACCTTTTCCGCACGGTACCCCAGGGCGCGCCAGATCTGCTCCACCGCCCGCGCCTGCCCCCCGCACCAGTGCACCCCGTAGACATTGAGCAGCTTGTCGGCCTGGTGCACCACGGCGTGCCCGGCCGGGCCGGGGTTCAGGTGCTCGATCGAGCTCCCGTTCGAATTGTTGTAGATCATCCAGCGCCGCACCCAGCGGTAGACGGCCAGGGCCTTTTCATGATCCGTCCGCGCGCCCGAGAGCCGGATCGCGTCCAGGCCGAAGCGCCGCGCATCGGAGCCGTCGGGCCATCGGTCGCAGCTGACCCAGACACCGGTGGCCTCCGGATCGAGGCTCAGGAAATCCCCGGGGGTACGCTCGGGCGCGCGCCAGTATTCGGCTTCCGGGCTCAACCCGGCACCCTTCCAGATCGCCCCGAGCCTCTGGTAGTAGGGCTCCCTTTCCGCATCCGGCGACGGTGTCCCTTGGGCACAGGCAAGAATGGCCAGAGCCAGAATCAAAGGGGCCACCAGGACGGCCCGGCCGCCTGGACGTGGATCATATGTCATCATCCCGGCCTCATGGCACCGGAGAAATGCCGACCGATACCGGTCCGCCGGTGGCAAAGCGGAGGGTGCCTTCGGCGCTCGCCGTCATTTTGCGGGCCCCACCCTCGGCTCCGGTCACGTTGTAGGCGGCACCCTTTTGCAGATCCACCACCAGGTTCTCCGCCCTGGCTCCGGGAGCCCGGTAGGCCACTTCCCCGCTGACGGGCCCGGTTTTCCCAAAAAGCACCACCCACCCCCCGGTGGAAAGGCCGGCCATCTTCCCATCCTCAGACTCGATCACCTCCGCGGCCGGCATGCGGGAAGTGCGGGTATCCCCGATATGAAGAAGGTGAAGGAAGACGTCGGATTTCCTCGGCTCGACGGGGGACACCTCGATCCGCCAGCGTCCGGCATCCACCTTGTCCAGGATCTTCTTGTCGTCCCCCGTCCGGTTCTTGCCGTTGACCCAGGCCTCGTACCCATCCCCGCCGATCCGGCGGATCACGTGCTTTCGCGGCAGCAGGGTCTGAATAAACAGCCGCCCCGGGTCGCCGGGATCGGGAGGCTGCAATACCCCGTCACCCCAGGTGGCCGTGACGATGCCGCCGCCGAATTCCTCGATATGCCCCGGGACCTCCGCCGAAAGTGCCTTCCCTCCTATAATTTCCGGCTTTCCCTGAAAATGGCAGAGCCACGCTTTGCGCCAGGAGGGATCCAGCGCATTTACCCGGTCGAAAACCACCAGGTTGTCGATTCCG from Acidobacteriota bacterium includes the following:
- a CDS encoding HEAT repeat domain-containing protein; translation: MMTYDPRPGGRAVLVAPLILALAILACAQGTPSPDAEREPYYQRLGAIWKGAGLSPEAEYWRAPERTPGDFLSLDPEATGVWVSCDRWPDGSDARRFGLDAIRLSGARTDHEKALAVYRWVRRWMIYNNSNGSSIEHLNPGPAGHAVVHQADKLLNVYGVHWCGGQARAVEQIWRALGYRAEKVIRGSHTIVGLHYRDYDGVERWHGLDVSHSNVAWNDSYQRLLSLDELSTQWYAGYFQYGLPGNGHLYFNDHRMELHLRRGEKLERLWSNVGKPYQDNAARGKGMAQRVPDYERGPYLPFTYGNGVWRYAPDLGRAGWEKGLAEPAANMVPGRLQPAAVGSRATAVWRFRSPYIFSDAAVKLRLRRGTAADRVRLLFSSDEGKSWNAIWEAPDELIGNPEITVPICPKFEVTEKGPKPPAGLHSPFGRYAYRLKLELTAAGNPGDCRVEAIEFENTVQLNIYSLPQLHPGNNTITVRGRIDPGTALRVTYVWDDAAGKGRRHVAMVEKSPYTYEIAATGSRWEDIICRSITVEAVEMVDSGNGAEPSGRVSQPASAPELPPVERTMGRWNGQPLEDQLPKLDQVLAAVGNGQRFKRMVRGAVMRADPRMFEAFKSMAYQEPSPNDKLLAFVGMYRADPEKARPVLLDILGDREGRRVTWSKGKDKKDLGWGRELSWCEGGTVIGYIAAEAGWGEFLPGLLRVLASDQCKSGWGPRYGTVRVIGRLGKGRPGAAEAIRGVLEQKRGKEHGDTLIVAALAAGVLGDKGSIAALRRHLDGEYWPLKHNAALSLGMLGDVSIVPRMLDW